A section of the Bacteroidota bacterium genome encodes:
- a CDS encoding T9SS type A sorting domain-containing protein, with protein sequence EGTGLFDYGQSLLPFPVPTGTRVINVKVAFAPDGTTGYLGVLSNNGENDVAEGSYYPLLFKTTDGGENWDGPYNVQLGGPDGISCILNYLTDEFLEYIYEPPIPDRTELNFTTAFDFDIAVDAWGNPHLFFVVGLRGSDDWTIATGWEGLPGTGNSIALTHLVSYDDMFSWTGDTLNTPYTFRGTFTGTDDLDEDVRPYISVTPDGTKMFFSWINTTIAEENTAPDIYCVGHDIANHSYSQVFNVTSFTAVMWQAYMGTASYYVFDYGDNYEIPFACQLMNPSNNSDPVSFRYVDNFVLNVADLGFYVSEPEIDGNTLSVSQNYPNPVNGIAYFNVTLEKPAEINVEIINIIGQNVREYGYGQFSTGMHKLALDANGLESGIYFYTVTAGKQSITRKMIVE encoded by the coding sequence GAAGGAACAGGATTGTTTGATTATGGGCAATCACTGCTTCCTTTCCCGGTTCCGACAGGTACACGGGTCATTAATGTAAAAGTGGCCTTTGCACCCGACGGAACCACGGGTTATCTTGGTGTATTAAGCAATAATGGAGAAAACGATGTTGCAGAAGGATCCTATTATCCACTTCTTTTCAAAACCACTGATGGAGGTGAAAACTGGGATGGCCCCTACAATGTTCAGTTAGGAGGCCCGGATGGAATTTCCTGTATTCTTAATTACCTCACTGACGAATTCCTGGAATACATTTATGAACCACCTATTCCCGATCGTACTGAGTTGAACTTTACAACGGCATTTGATTTTGACATTGCTGTTGATGCCTGGGGCAACCCACACCTCTTCTTTGTCGTTGGGCTACGTGGAAGTGATGACTGGACTATAGCTACAGGATGGGAAGGGCTACCGGGTACAGGAAATTCCATTGCGCTTACCCATCTTGTATCCTATGACGATATGTTCAGTTGGACAGGAGATACATTGAATACACCTTATACTTTCAGGGGAACATTTACAGGAACCGATGATCTTGATGAAGACGTAAGACCTTATATCTCCGTAACCCCTGATGGAACAAAGATGTTCTTTTCCTGGATAAATACTACGATTGCAGAAGAAAATACTGCGCCTGATATTTATTGTGTTGGACATGATATAGCCAACCATAGTTATTCCCAGGTTTTTAACGTCACCTCTTTCACTGCCGTAATGTGGCAGGCTTATATGGGGACAGCCTCCTATTATGTGTTTGATTATGGCGATAACTATGAAATTCCCTTTGCCTGCCAGTTAATGAACCCAAGTAATAATTCTGACCCGGTATCATTCCGTTACGTAGATAACTTCGTTTTGAATGTTGCCGACCTGGGATTTTACGTATCTGAACCTGAAATAGATGGTAATACACTTAGTGTGTCGCAGAATTATCCAAACCCTGTGAATGGGATTGCATATTTTAATGTAACACTGGAAAAACCGGCAGAAATTAATGTCGAAATTATCAATATTATTGGCCAGAACGTCAGAGAATACGGCTATGGTCAATTTTCAACAGGCATGCATAAACTCGCTCTGGATGCCAACGGATTGGAATCAGGTATATATTTTTATACCGTCACTGCAGGAAAGCAAAGCATAACCAGAAAGATGATCGTAGAATAA
- a CDS encoding T9SS type A sorting domain-containing protein, which yields MNKHIIIIPLLLLCFQITGQTLINEPNQMFPSVYDLRTYGWVSPVKDQGSCGACWAFATMSSIESSWLKNGYGTYDLSEDNLINCQEFDRLPCEGGNFYMSSSMFGKHSGPVSEILDPYGDTLSYKQCPDNPFPIQPVAFTADVRFLPKDINILKQAILDYGALATSMIFDMASYNSLNYTYYYNTTGGYPHCVTVTGWDDNIQFPGLSPGAWIIKDSYGTSWANNGYFYVSYYDSQIFTETAVFPARIPFPQFNSAYVYFYDDFGWIDNTGFSSNTAFALIHYSIGQFSPPFLPVQVKRIGTYAVEANSNLIIDIYRSFNGGILGDHLGTIESGTLDFAGFYSFPINLRTDTLGNDYYLRIKYTSPGTQKPIPIEIYETNYNSAITLQTGLCWISPDGASWTPIGNNTAYPFDLCIKLYCETAPLSVFHLPDSSQTGTPVLFHSESLPNGGIDSLKWYLNGASWQIVPSFNHIFEIPGLYEVSLVTYLGENSDTAINYLKIVNPVSLQDNPECHLIIKPNPFHDLVNISFLQTERTPVIIEILNIEGRILGWKDYGILEPGYYDIPITLSDILPEDISSGIYLLNFRNGRKIYLQKIIKQ from the coding sequence ATGAATAAGCATATTATTATCATCCCGTTATTACTTCTTTGTTTTCAGATTACCGGACAAACCTTGATAAATGAACCAAATCAGATGTTTCCTTCTGTTTATGACCTGCGAACATACGGTTGGGTATCGCCTGTGAAAGACCAGGGTTCCTGTGGCGCTTGCTGGGCTTTTGCCACCATGTCGTCAATTGAATCCAGCTGGCTGAAAAACGGTTATGGGACATATGATTTATCTGAAGACAATCTGATCAATTGTCAGGAATTCGATCGTTTGCCCTGTGAGGGGGGTAATTTCTACATGTCATCGTCAATGTTTGGAAAACATTCGGGGCCGGTCAGCGAAATTCTCGATCCATATGGAGACACCTTAAGTTACAAACAATGTCCTGACAATCCTTTTCCCATACAACCTGTAGCTTTCACTGCCGATGTGAGGTTTTTACCAAAAGACATAAACATTCTGAAACAGGCTATCCTTGATTACGGCGCTCTTGCAACAAGTATGATTTTCGATATGGCATCCTATAACTCTTTGAATTATACCTATTATTATAATACAACCGGTGGATATCCTCATTGTGTAACGGTAACAGGATGGGATGACAATATCCAGTTTCCCGGTCTGAGCCCCGGAGCCTGGATAATTAAGGATTCATACGGAACATCCTGGGCCAATAATGGGTATTTTTATGTATCCTATTACGACAGTCAGATTTTTACCGAGACAGCAGTATTCCCTGCCAGAATTCCTTTTCCCCAATTCAATTCTGCTTATGTGTATTTCTATGATGATTTTGGCTGGATCGATAATACCGGATTCAGTTCGAACACAGCATTTGCCCTGATTCATTATTCGATAGGTCAGTTTTCGCCACCTTTTCTGCCGGTTCAGGTAAAAAGGATAGGAACTTATGCGGTTGAAGCCAACTCGAACCTGATTATCGACATTTACAGAAGTTTTAATGGAGGCATCCTTGGAGACCATTTGGGTACCATCGAATCCGGAACTCTTGATTTTGCAGGGTTTTATTCTTTCCCAATCAATCTGAGGACTGACACGCTTGGGAACGATTATTATCTCAGGATAAAATACACATCACCCGGTACCCAGAAACCCATTCCCATTGAGATTTACGAAACAAATTACAATAGTGCCATAACCCTCCAGACTGGCCTTTGCTGGATCAGCCCTGATGGCGCTTCCTGGACACCAATAGGCAACAATACAGCCTATCCTTTTGATCTTTGTATTAAACTATATTGCGAAACAGCCCCCTTATCTGTATTTCACTTGCCGGATTCCTCCCAAACAGGAACACCCGTCTTGTTTCACAGCGAGTCCCTTCCAAATGGGGGAATAGACAGTTTAAAATGGTATCTGAATGGAGCATCCTGGCAGATTGTTCCTTCCTTTAATCATATTTTTGAGATCCCCGGCCTATATGAAGTAAGTCTGGTAACTTATTTGGGAGAGAACTCCGATACAGCCATCAATTACCTTAAAATTGTCAATCCTGTCAGCTTACAGGATAATCCGGAATGCCATTTAATAATCAAACCAAATCCATTCCATGATTTGGTTAATATCTCATTCCTGCAAACGGAAAGAACACCGGTAATTATTGAAATTCTTAATATAGAGGGAAGGATACTGGGATGGAAGGACTATGGCATTTTGGAGCCGGGATATTATGATATACCCATTACTTTATCTGATATTTTACCGGAAGACATTTCATCGGGGATATACCTGTTAAATTTTAGAAATGGTCGAAAGATTTACCTCCAAAAAATAATTAAACAATAA
- a CDS encoding RNA-binding protein, translating into MNIFVAKLSSSTTSDDLRTLFEEYGEVVSANVIMDKVTGYSKKYGFVEMKNDNEAQKAISELNECEYDNSQIVVKKARPREAGNDRPRGGGGGGGNRFEKRRY; encoded by the coding sequence ATGAACATTTTCGTAGCAAAGTTAAGTTCATCCACAACCAGTGATGACTTACGGACCTTATTTGAAGAATACGGTGAGGTCGTTTCAGCCAATGTGATTATGGACAAAGTCACTGGCTATTCAAAAAAGTATGGTTTCGTTGAAATGAAAAACGACAATGAAGCCCAGAAAGCCATCAGCGAATTAAATGAATGCGAATACGACAACAGTCAGATCGTTGTAAAAAAAGCCAGACCGCGTGAAGCCGGCAACGACAGGCCCCGTGGTGGTGGTGGTGGCGGTGGAAACCGTTTCGAGAAAAGACGTTATTAA
- the gatD gene encoding Glu-tRNA(Gln) amidotransferase subunit GatD — MSDDFFQGYKGDALEVLKKYQTRVWGQAEIDTTRGHFNGTILPRSENDDDKHIVVKIPTGYNIGVDVRTITGMKEVGYKKANYKIPEKEFPITPGLPSVKLFGTGGTIASRLDYRTGAVIPAFSPGELYGAVPELADICNLETEKVFAVFSENMGPQQYVKLSKAIGKEIENGIDGIVIGHGTDTLHHTGAVLTFMVQNPPVPIILVGSQRSSDRPSSDAALNLMHAMFAAGHSDIAEVMVCMFGPTSDEYGLLHKGTRVRKMHSSYRSTFRTIGDTPVARVTRKEILPIKKNYNPRRKDRNVKILPYFSDEVTMLYYYPGIKPDTLDALVEAGYRGIIIVGTGLGHVNKELYPAIERAHSKGVHMYMTLQTIWGYVHMFVYDTGRDMMAKGIIPTGNMLPEVAWVKLSWILAQTDDPAEVKRMMLTPINDEITPREPYNGYLVYQGGVPEVEEFVRKVHK, encoded by the coding sequence ATGAGTGATGATTTTTTCCAGGGATATAAAGGAGATGCACTGGAAGTATTGAAAAAGTACCAGACCCGGGTATGGGGGCAGGCTGAGATTGATACAACACGCGGGCATTTTAATGGCACTATCCTGCCAAGGTCTGAGAATGACGACGACAAACATATTGTTGTAAAGATACCTACAGGATACAATATTGGAGTGGATGTGCGCACTATTACCGGAATGAAGGAAGTTGGTTATAAAAAAGCCAATTACAAGATTCCTGAAAAGGAATTTCCTATAACACCAGGGCTTCCGAGTGTTAAACTATTCGGCACCGGCGGTACCATTGCCTCCAGGCTGGATTATAGGACCGGAGCTGTTATCCCGGCATTTTCTCCTGGGGAATTATATGGGGCTGTCCCGGAGCTTGCCGATATCTGCAATCTGGAAACGGAAAAAGTATTTGCGGTATTCAGCGAAAATATGGGTCCTCAACAGTATGTCAAGCTATCGAAAGCCATTGGAAAAGAGATTGAGAATGGTATTGATGGTATTGTGATAGGCCATGGTACGGATACGCTTCATCACACCGGAGCTGTGTTGACATTTATGGTTCAAAACCCACCTGTACCAATTATTTTAGTAGGTTCCCAGCGTTCATCCGACCGTCCAAGCTCCGATGCAGCTCTCAATCTGATGCACGCCATGTTTGCTGCCGGCCATTCTGATATTGCCGAGGTTATGGTTTGCATGTTCGGGCCGACATCTGATGAATACGGTTTGCTTCATAAAGGCACCAGGGTCAGGAAGATGCATTCCTCCTATCGCTCCACATTTCGTACCATCGGAGATACACCGGTTGCCAGGGTAACCAGGAAGGAGATCCTCCCGATAAAGAAAAATTATAACCCACGGCGTAAAGACCGCAATGTAAAGATACTGCCGTATTTCAGTGATGAAGTAACAATGTTATATTATTACCCGGGTATTAAACCTGATACATTGGATGCACTGGTTGAAGCTGGATACCGGGGCATCATTATCGTGGGAACGGGACTCGGACATGTGAACAAGGAACTCTATCCTGCTATTGAGAGAGCCCACTCCAAAGGTGTTCATATGTACATGACTCTCCAGACGATCTGGGGATATGTCCACATGTTTGTTTATGATACAGGCCGTGACATGATGGCAAAAGGTATTATTCCCACTGGAAATATGCTTCCTGAAGTTGCCTGGGTTAAACTGAGCTGGATTCTTGCCCAAACCGATGACCCCGCGGAAGTAAAAAGAATGATGCTGACCCCGATAAACGATGAAATCACTCCCAGGGAACCCTATAATGGTTATCTTGTTTATCAGGGAGGAGTACCTGAAGTGGAGGAGTTTGTCAGAAAGGTGCATAAATAG
- the gatE gene encoding Glu-tRNA(Gln) amidotransferase subunit GatE, with protein MKKFDPKENYRITRELIGYVPRKSATQQDYDRIGFKSGLEVHQQLKTREKLFCRCPAGKYNRSDDYDAELIRHMRPTLSELGEYDGTALMEFKTRKEIIYRIKNDTACTYEVDDTPPFPIDREALEISIEISLLSKLNIVGEVHITRKQYLDGSIPTGFQRTAIIGVEGEIPLKNKKIRLIQLSLEEDSCREISDIGHVRIYKTDRLGMPLIETVTYPDCTNPDEVKEACDYIRFLNRSTGKVRTGIGAGREDVNVSCRGGSRVEIKGVAHTRWIPELTHNESFRQWALLHIREELKNRIPKPEKWIISHKKLNPLSFSFRYAPLTEAKNQQHLIVAVNLPGFLGILSHFTQPGKMFADELADRLKVIACLEKPNMTHTEAIKPAISGKDWEKIRKMLKASEDDVQLVFWGPEDDIKTALETIEERCKMAFEGVPNETRKSFEDGTTIFERVLPGADRMYPDTDSAPIPLEEELIEKIRHRVPSEVIDRYHQLREWGVPEDTYTYIFKRNHYPLIRRIVDDLGVNPRFVGSFFGHTLKFVEGHYTPATEFNYCILFAMFKYILDHGLDPEIAGKMLPVVYEHPKMDFNSVLTVIKFKKLNREEILNHVPFLEKKYHEIGRSQEDQDRKNWIMGQLRSMALGNISLSELYRTIGK; from the coding sequence ATGAAAAAGTTTGATCCTAAGGAAAACTACAGGATCACCCGGGAACTGATAGGTTACGTACCCCGTAAAAGTGCTACACAGCAAGACTACGACAGGATAGGATTCAAATCGGGTCTCGAAGTCCACCAACAATTGAAAACCAGGGAAAAGCTCTTCTGCCGCTGTCCGGCAGGGAAATACAACCGGAGTGATGATTATGATGCGGAATTGATCCGTCATATGCGTCCCACGCTTAGTGAATTGGGTGAATACGATGGAACTGCCCTTATGGAGTTTAAAACCCGCAAAGAAATAATATACAGGATTAAGAACGATACTGCCTGTACCTACGAAGTGGATGATACACCTCCCTTTCCCATCGACCGGGAAGCGCTCGAGATATCCATAGAGATATCCCTTTTATCGAAGCTGAATATTGTCGGTGAAGTACATATTACCCGTAAGCAATATCTCGACGGGTCTATTCCAACCGGGTTTCAGCGTACTGCCATCATCGGGGTGGAAGGGGAAATTCCTCTGAAGAACAAAAAGATAAGGCTTATCCAGTTAAGCCTTGAAGAAGATTCATGCCGTGAGATATCTGATATAGGTCATGTAAGGATTTATAAGACCGACCGCCTGGGTATGCCACTGATCGAAACCGTCACATATCCTGATTGTACCAATCCGGATGAGGTGAAGGAGGCATGCGATTATATCCGTTTCCTGAATCGTTCAACAGGAAAGGTGCGTACCGGAATTGGTGCAGGCCGGGAAGATGTGAATGTTAGCTGCCGTGGAGGCTCCCGCGTGGAAATCAAAGGAGTTGCCCATACCAGATGGATACCAGAACTTACACACAACGAAAGTTTCAGACAATGGGCATTGCTTCACATAAGGGAAGAATTGAAAAATAGAATCCCAAAGCCTGAAAAGTGGATCATTAGTCATAAAAAATTAAATCCGCTTTCGTTTTCATTCCGTTATGCCCCACTTACAGAAGCAAAAAATCAGCAACACCTTATAGTTGCAGTTAATTTGCCAGGATTCCTTGGTATTTTATCACATTTTACCCAACCGGGTAAAATGTTTGCCGATGAGTTGGCCGATAGGCTAAAGGTGATAGCCTGTCTGGAGAAACCTAACATGACGCATACCGAAGCCATAAAACCTGCTATTTCGGGGAAGGATTGGGAGAAGATTCGGAAGATGTTAAAAGCGTCAGAAGATGACGTCCAATTGGTATTCTGGGGACCGGAAGATGATATCAAAACCGCCCTGGAGACTATTGAAGAACGTTGCAAAATGGCTTTCGAGGGTGTACCCAACGAAACACGGAAATCGTTTGAAGACGGAACTACGATCTTTGAAAGGGTGTTACCGGGAGCCGATCGTATGTATCCGGATACCGATTCAGCTCCTATACCCCTGGAAGAAGAATTGATCGAAAAGATAAGGCACAGGGTACCTTCAGAAGTGATAGACCGTTATCATCAACTCAGGGAATGGGGAGTGCCGGAAGACACCTACACGTATATTTTTAAAAGAAACCATTATCCACTGATACGCAGGATAGTAGATGATCTGGGCGTGAATCCGCGCTTTGTGGGGTCATTTTTCGGACATACTCTCAAGTTTGTAGAAGGGCATTACACACCGGCAACAGAATTTAATTACTGTATCCTCTTTGCCATGTTCAAATATATTCTTGATCATGGACTTGACCCCGAGATTGCCGGCAAGATGTTGCCGGTTGTTTATGAACATCCAAAAATGGATTTTAATTCTGTTCTTACGGTTATTAAGTTTAAAAAGCTAAACCGTGAAGAAATACTGAACCATGTTCCTTTCCTGGAAAAGAAATACCATGAAATTGGCCGCTCACAGGAAGATCAGGATAGGAAAAACTGGATTATGGGCCAGTTGAGAAGTATGGCTTTGGGGAACATATCGTTGAGTGAATTATACAGAACCATCGGAAAGTAA
- a CDS encoding DUF1295 domain-containing protein produces the protein MLSLSQFNILTWGWIALALLTFLLLLKVTAPYGRHTKSNWGPMIGNKTGWFIMELPALIVPFIFFFTGNIIPGMVPWVFIILFGLHYFNRVMVFPFRLRTGKKKMPVVIVAMAVFFNLVNGFIIGYFLGNFSGYYEISWLWDPRFITGFLLFFLGLYINWTSDNVLINLRKSPGNGYIIPEGRLFQYISCPNLFGEILEWTGFAILMWNLPGLSFAVWTMANLIPRALDHHKWYQEYFDDYPEERKAVIPLII, from the coding sequence ATGCTTAGTCTTTCTCAGTTTAATATACTTACTTGGGGGTGGATAGCCCTGGCACTGTTAACATTTCTACTTCTTCTCAAGGTCACTGCCCCTTATGGCCGGCATACCAAAAGTAACTGGGGCCCTATGATCGGGAATAAAACCGGTTGGTTTATAATGGAACTGCCGGCGTTGATTGTCCCTTTTATATTTTTTTTCACAGGAAATATTATCCCAGGAATGGTTCCCTGGGTATTTATCATTCTATTCGGTTTACATTATTTTAACCGGGTGATGGTATTCCCTTTCAGGCTCAGGACAGGAAAAAAGAAAATGCCTGTAGTCATTGTTGCAATGGCCGTATTTTTCAACCTGGTAAATGGTTTCATTATCGGCTATTTCCTTGGCAATTTCTCCGGTTATTATGAAATATCCTGGCTTTGGGATCCCAGGTTTATTACAGGTTTCCTGTTGTTTTTTCTGGGATTGTATATAAACTGGACTTCAGATAATGTGCTTATCAACCTGAGAAAGTCACCCGGGAACGGTTACATAATACCGGAAGGCAGGTTGTTTCAATACATTTCCTGCCCTAATCTTTTTGGTGAGATTCTTGAATGGACTGGATTTGCCATTTTGATGTGGAATCTGCCGGGCCTTTCCTTTGCTGTCTGGACCATGGCAAACCTCATCCCAAGAGCGTTAGACCATCATAAGTGGTATCAGGAGTATTTTGATGATTATCCTGAAGAACGCAAAGCAGTTATCCCACTAATCATCTGA
- a CDS encoding 1-acyl-sn-glycerol-3-phosphate acyltransferase encodes MSNGSVYQELKPYTDQEFPGVLKKIIADEVFPELMAFVYPEIPVEDIRKKLLGFQTIQEFQHNFMAEAFGRIILKTSRGVTISGLENIHPDQSYLFIANHRDIILDSAVLQVLFVRNGLDTTEFAVGNNLMVSDFVADIGKINKMIIVIRDGSRRELLEYSKDLSAYIRESVTTGRDSVWIAQRNGRTKNGDDRTDSGLLKMLFISGPSDFVSNFSELNLIPVSISYEIEPCDILKTQEVYLRSIGPYDKKPGEDLNSILTGLRQQKGRIHLSIGNPLAYEDLQISPCSTLNDKIAWLGQEIDRQIHKNYHLWASNYIAFDILTGKSSHGKYSKEEMSAFEEYLHQKLALLDGDHEKLKRIFLGVYANPVNNALKVSGQIPERSDD; translated from the coding sequence ATGTCTAACGGATCTGTTTATCAGGAGTTAAAACCCTATACTGACCAGGAGTTCCCCGGTGTTCTGAAAAAGATCATCGCAGATGAGGTTTTTCCTGAACTCATGGCATTTGTTTATCCTGAAATTCCGGTGGAAGATATTCGTAAGAAATTGCTTGGATTTCAGACCATCCAGGAATTTCAGCATAATTTTATGGCTGAGGCCTTTGGACGTATTATTTTAAAAACATCCCGTGGAGTTACGATAAGTGGATTGGAAAACATCCACCCCGACCAATCCTATTTATTTATTGCCAATCACAGAGATATCATATTAGACTCGGCGGTGTTACAGGTTTTGTTTGTCAGGAACGGATTGGACACGACCGAATTCGCGGTTGGCAATAATCTGATGGTTTCCGATTTTGTCGCAGACATCGGGAAAATCAATAAGATGATCATTGTTATTAGGGATGGCTCAAGACGGGAGTTATTGGAATATTCAAAGGATCTTTCGGCTTATATCCGTGAATCCGTTACCACCGGAAGAGATTCGGTTTGGATTGCGCAACGCAATGGTAGGACGAAAAACGGGGATGACCGGACAGACTCCGGATTACTGAAAATGCTTTTTATCAGCGGACCATCTGATTTTGTTTCGAATTTCAGCGAACTAAACCTTATTCCGGTTAGCATATCGTATGAAATAGAGCCTTGTGATATCCTGAAAACGCAGGAAGTGTATCTTCGTTCGATCGGACCTTACGACAAGAAGCCGGGAGAGGATTTAAACAGCATACTTACAGGCCTCAGGCAGCAAAAAGGACGCATACATCTGTCGATCGGAAATCCTTTGGCTTATGAAGATCTCCAGATCAGTCCCTGCTCAACCCTTAACGACAAGATTGCCTGGCTTGGACAGGAAATTGACCGGCAGATACACAAGAACTATCATTTATGGGCATCCAATTACATTGCTTTTGATATTCTTACAGGAAAAAGTAGTCACGGAAAATACTCAAAAGAAGAGATGTCAGCATTTGAAGAGTATTTACATCAAAAACTTGCACTTCTTGATGGTGATCATGAAAAACTGAAAAGGATTTTCCTGGGTGTTTATGCCAACCCGGTAAATAACGCTTTGAAAGTTTCAGGACAGATTCCCGAAAGATCAGATGATTAG